The nucleotide sequence TTCTTATAACTATGTATTTTAGTGCCACGTACATATTAACTTTCTTGCCCGTAGGTGTAAGttaattatgttttgaagtttATGGGGATTAAGTAtgtattgtttgtttaaatcttCAGCTGTCAATGCTTCTTTGaatttcaattcaatccaaGCTTTAACTGGGACCAACTATAAAAAGTGGAAGCAAGACATAGAGATTATTCTAGGTCTCATGGACTTAGATGTTGCTTTGAGAGAGGAAGAACCAGATGTTCCTGAAGAGGACGACTCGACTAAGATtaaaaacaagtatgaaaagtGGCATAAGGCAAATAGGATGGCAATTCTCATTATGAAAAGGGCAATGTCTGACACTGTGAGAGGTGGTATTTCTGATACGGATAGTGCTAAGGAATTTTTGGCATCAATTGAAGCTAAGTTCAAGGAATCCGACAAAGCTGAAACCGGAAACCTTATGAACTCATTGATGACAACCAAGTTTGTCGATGGAAGTGTGAGGGAGCACATATTGGGGCTGATTGATATTGCTACTAAGTTAAATGCTTTGGATGTTGCAATTAGTGATCCATTATTGGTTCATGTGGCTCTCAACTCTTTGCCTTCGGAGTACTCTCAACTGAAAAGCACCTATAATGCTCAAAAGGAAAAGTGGGATCTCAATGAGCTTATAGCTATTTGTGTTCATGAAGAGCAGAACATAAGACATGACAAGAGCAAGGTCGCTAATTTAGTCCACACCCATGCTAAGAATTCAGTCAAAGAAATTTCCAAAAACCCCTCCTACAAACCTAAAGGGTCTAACAACTTCAAGGCAGCAAACAAGCCAAAtggtttgaagtgttttttctGTAAGAAATTTGCCGGACATTTGAAAAAGGATTGCCCAAAGTATAGGCGTTGGTTGGAGAAACAAAAGGCTAAAGGTAAGAAcattgtgtttgtttgttttgaaacTAGTTTGGTTGATGTTCCTTCTGATACATGGTGGCTTGATAGTGGTGCTTCTGTGCATATTACAAATACCTTGCAGGGGTTCATAAGCAAGAGGGTGCCAAACAAGGATGAAGTAAGCGTGTTCGTAGGCAATGGAGAAAGAGTACCGGTGGAGTTCATTGGAGTAGTTCGACTTGTTTTGGATTCTGGTTTTGTTTTAGATTTAGAAGATGTTATTTATGTACCTTCAATGAGAAGGAATTTGGTTTCCGTTGGCAAACTCATCAAGAATAAAATTTTTCCTAGTTTTAATGAAGATGGCTTCGATATTAATCACAAGTTGAATTTCGTTGGAAGTGGTCTATTTGTTGATGGTTTATTTAAACTAAATTGCAAGGTTCCATTTGTCTCCATGAACACCGTAGGAGTTAAGAGAAGGATTTCAACCAATGAAACTTCATCCAAGTTATGGCACAAACGGTTAGGACATATATCAAAGGAACGAATGCAAACTTTaacaaaaactgaaattttGCCACCACTTGATTATCAAGACATGGATGTTTGTGTTGAATgtataaaaggaaaaatggttAACACCAAAAAGAAGGGTGCAATTAGAAGCCAAAATCTGCTGGAACTTATTCACACCGACATTTGCGGTCCGTTTCCCACACCAACACATGATGGTTTTAAATATTTCATCACCTTCATTGATGACTATTCAAGGTATGGCTACTTATATCTTTTGGCTGAAAAATCTGCTGCTTTTGAAgcttttaaaatatataaagcTGAAGTGGAAAACAAATTGGACTTAAAGATCAAAGTTGTTAGATCCGATAGAGGCGGGGAATACTATGGCAAGTATGATGAAGCTGGCCGTCGTCCTGGACCTTTTGCACTGTTTTTGGAAAAGAATGGCATTGTAGCACAGTACACTAATCCTGGAACACCTGAACAGAACGGAGTTTCGGAAAGACGAAATAGAACTCTTAAAGATATGGTGAGGAGTATGATATGCTGCACAAAGTTGCCAATGTTTTTGTGGGGTGATGCTATAAAGACAGCAAACTACATCTTAAATAGAGCTCCTAGCAAATCTGTTCCAAGCACTCCATATGAATTATGGTACAAGAAGAAACCGAGTGTATTTCATCTAAAAGTTTGGGGTTGCAAGGCAGAAGCAAGAGCTTATAATCCATTGGAGAAAAAGTTAGACCCAAGAACCATTAGTTGTTTTTTCATTGGATATCCCGAAAGGAGCAAAGGTTATCGGTTTTATTGTCCAAATCACACCACAAGAATTATTGAAACTGGGAGAGCTAAGTTTATAGAAGAGTCGGTTGGTGATTTAGAGGTTGAAAGCTTTAGCTTTGAAGAGGAAAAGGAATTAAATAATGAACAAGGACCTGTTGTACAAGAAGATGTTGTGGTTAACTCTACCATGGCAGCAAGTGATGAAAGTCCATCTCTTAATGCTCACGTGGAAAGTGAGCAGCAAGAAATTGTACATGATCACCATGATATACCAATCCAAGTGAGTGAGCCCATAGTCCCTGCTAGTAATACCGATGACCAAAACCAAGTCCTTTTAAGAAAATCCCAAAGAATTAGAAGGCATGCAATATCGGATGATTTTATTTGTTATCTACAAGAATCTGAATTTAATCTAGGAGAGGTTGATGATCCAATTACATTCAAGGAGGCCGTGACTAGTTCTCAAAATGAAGAGTGGTTGAAAGCCATGAAGTCTGAGCTTGAATCAATGAGTAAGAATGGAGTTTGGGAGCTAGTACAATTACCAAAGGGGTGCAAGGCTATAGGATGTAAGTGGGTATTCAAAACCAAAAGAGATTCTAAGGGAGATATAGAGCGAtataaggctagattagtaGCCAAAGGGTTCACTCAAAAGGAAGGAATTGACTACAATGAGACATTTTCTCCCGTTTCTACCAAAGATTCATTTAGGGTCATAATGGCACTTGTAGCTCACTTCGACTTGTTTCTAcaccaaatggatgtaaaaactgCATTCTTGAATggtgatttggatgaagaaattttcaTGAAGCAACCGGAAGGGTTCATtcaagaagggagagagaattTAGTGTGTAAGCTCAAGAAATCCatttatggtttgaaacaagccTCAAGACAATGGTACTTGAAGTTTGATCAAGTTATACAAGATTATGGTTTCATTGAGAACCCGTCTGATGAGTGCATATATCTAAAATTCAGTGGGAGGCATTTTGTGATCTTGGtactttatgtagatgatatctTGCTAGCTAGCACAAATCTTACCCTACTCCATGAGACAAAGCTTTTCTTGTCTAATagatttgagatgaaggatatgGGAGAGGCTTCTTACGTCTTGGGGATAGAAATTACTAGAGATAGGAAGAATAAAATACTTGGCTTATCTCAAAAGGCTTATGTTGAACGAGTTTTGAAAAGGTTTGAGATGCAGGATTGCAATGGTTGTGACATTCCCATGGCAAAGGCAGATAAGCTAAGTAAATCCCAATGCCCTAAAACTGAAACTGAAAGGGTAGAGATGGCTGGAAGACCCTATGCTTCTCTTATTGGCAGCCTCATGTACGCACAAGtgtgcactagacccgacatcgcTCAAGCAATTGGTGTTTTGTCTAGATATCAATCTAATCCAGGTTTTGCTCATTGGATGGCTGCAAAGAGAGTAATGAGATATTTAAAAAGGACTAAGACTTATAAACTCTGCTATAGAAGGACCAATAATCTCGAGTTGATTGGCTACTCGGATTCGGATTTTGCGGGGTGTGCAGATTCTCTCAAGTCTACTTCCAGCTACGTTTTCATGCTCGCTGGGGGAGCAGTGTCTTGGAAAAGTGCAAAACAAGGGGAAGTTGCAACATCTACAATGCAGGCTGAATATGTAGCTTGTTATGAAGCCACTTCACAAGCTGTGTGGTTGAAGAACTTCATATCTAGCATGAATGTTGTCGAATCGATTGCTAGGCCAATTCAGTTATGGTGCGATAACAAAGCTGCTGTTTTCCATGCTCGGAACAACAAAAGGTCTAATGGAACTAGACATTTGGATCTCAAGTATAAGATGATTCGCAAGGAAGTCAAGAAGCAGCATATTAAAATTGATTACATTGATACTAAGTCAATGTTGGCGGATCCACTTAACAAAGCTCTTCCTAATGCAGCGTTCCATGTGCATGTGAAAAACATGGGCTTAGTTTTCGATTTTGATGCACTGAATTAgtgggagattaatttattttagtTAGTTCCCTTGCATTGATTCTAGAGTTAAGTCACTAAAACTATTAGTTTTGGTTGGTTCGTGAGTTTGGATTATAAAGTTTGAAgcattttcagttattttattATGAACTTGTTGattgttttatatatttgtgtGGCTGTTTGAATGCAGCTATGAAGTAAAAAGTAAAGTCAATGCTTTAAAGTCACAAGCATTTACAAGATGATATGAAGAATGTTTTCAGATACTGTTTTCATTAAGAGTAGAAAACTAAGGTGTTCTGATACAGTTACACCAGTCATCATGCTAGAACTGACTGGGTTTTGGACATAAGGTTTCAGTCGTTATTCTTCATTCTTTTAATAGTTTTGGAGGGCTTCGGTTGAAGCATTAAGCAGACTTTCATGGTCTGATCAAGGAGGACCttagaaattaaaatatcaatatattACATCAAGTCTGATATTTATATTTCGATTTTCTCACTTATTGATGTTTCATGTGATTAACCATGCTCACATATGTGATTATGAAGACTATGGACGTTGCTCTTGTCCAATAGACTTGTTAGTTCTATGTGATTGTGCTAATTGACAGAAGCTATAAGGAACTTTGAGTTTAAGTGATTTCCATGGCCACTAAAGTAATCCTGATTTGTTTTCTCTTAAGTTAAGTTTCATACAATGCTTGTTTcgaccaagtgggagaatgttggagTAAAATCCGGTTCTCACAAGGTTTTGTGGTCTCACAATCATTGTACGTTACTTGAGGATCAAGTTATAGGATTAGGGAATTAACTTGGACTTTACCGGTTGCAAAAGGAATGTAATATTAAGTTGTTATTCTTGCTAAAGGGGTTCCTAATCCTGATTGGTTAAGGAGATATAGACATATTCAGTTACCTATTAGGTCTCAATGATGGGCTAAGCCTATTAGGTTAATATGTCTATATAAGTGAAGGTCCCTGCGTTTGCTGAGATGCGCAATATTCACAAACTCCCCATATGGTTTGATTGCTAAGGATCAGTACAACGTAGAAGACTCTTTGCACACCAAGGTTTCACGCATGGCGTCTCCAGGTTAGTTACTTATATGTGTTTTAATCTATATAGGCTAATAAAGTTTTACAGGACCcacttctttattcattcaattttatcttaattctttttagtgattaggtttagttgtatgctctgagcacgttcctttaattattaattcatagtatttaaatttcataacccttatttatttcttattttcagcttttgtatcaattaatggctttcgtcaccctcgggtgtcggccgaCACGTGTCTAttctggtattcggggaatatcagggtcggggcgtgtcattagcacagggacggggagctGGCATGAGACCTGAAATGTATTTTTCTCTAACTGTCCGCTCAGAGATGGGgagttggcatagggcctgggggttataggacaattcactagtgattattatatttaaaagttatgatttgagacagtgcatgacatgctaggtttcggaaaacctatgtttatcattatatatgtgtttttataaaacttgggggttagtacgttgataactgttttactatatatatatcaactttgTCCACTCATGTTTATTTTGCACCCCCTTcgggacttagaatcgaggcataaaATCTCGacgtcaaggcacttccgcatcagCATCTTTGAGTCCTCTCGGGGTAGGATCCATCATTTGtttcattaaattttatattattcattttagtattctagttagttgtatgctctgaacacgttccttaaatgcttattctttattcttttatatttataagtcttatctatcccttgttttcaacatttgcactcaataaatggctttcgtcaccgtCGGGTGTCGgtcagcacgtgcctatcctagTATTCGGGGAATATTAGGACCGTGACGTGTCAAGAGGGCTTCTGATTAAAAACTACATAACAGGTTTAAGCAGCTGGCGGAAATATTCAGCATGTGAGATCAAATTAGTTTTAATGTCTTCATAGTGGTACAATCAAGCATGTACGTCAAGAACAATCATTTGAATGCATATCAATACATAAGTCCTGGTAAAGACAGCACTGCTAGAGGGAATAAAAGTTCAATACAAATTTTGTAAAGAATGCCAACAACTATGGAAGTCCACATGAAACCGTAATGACAATCTTCTTTCATTTTTAATGTAAGTGAATTCAACTGAACATTTTATTGCAGTCAATCGAAGCTGAAAGAAGACGAACAACGACAGGGAAATATGAATATCAGATGTACCTGACAAACTTGCGTCTGGTGGACGTAGGCAATGACCCAACACTCATTAAAATCTTCCCGACTTCCTTAACAGCTCGATATTTCTTTACGTTTACCCCAATGTTCATTCTCACTCTTCCAACCACCCCCAAAAATCACCAAATAAAAGGATTCTTCGAAAACCGAGTTTTACCTGCAACAGTTAATCAACAAAGCAGCATTGTTAGAATGAGACCAAAAGAGCAGTGCGAAACCGAAATACATCATGAATGCCACACTTGATAAAGAGTACGAAAACATCAACTTGTTCCAAGAACGAAAAGCACAAAGGAAAAAACTTCAGTTCATCATACTGACGTTTTTGTTCCACGATGACAAAATTTTTATAGAAACTATGGCAATCAATCGGTTACATTAATCCTTTACAAGTTTCAATtttcacacaaatttttataaCCTTATAAGCCGAATTGACGACGGAGAACTAACAAAGCAAAATAAACTGTAATCTCACCAAAGTGAAGCAATTTACAATATGACACGGAAGAACACTACCAAGCGGACGCAGTTCCTGCTGTAATTCACAAAAGAAGACATCCACGGCATCTTGAATTTACTTCTTCAATTCCAAATCAATAGTAAATGCTCTCACTCTTCCACAGGAAAAACTAAATGGAAACAAAATCCCAGAGTTAATCAAACATTATCCGACACTTGGCACAATAAACACAGAAAGAAAACCCAATTAGTCTAAcgaatcaaaatttcaaaaaaaaaaaaaatgaagattatTTCATTAGTCAAACGAAGAAAAAGCTCATTATCAATTgacaacacaaaaatcaaattaaaataatttattaatttgagcAGTTTCCTAGCAACATAAACAGAAGCTAATAACACAGAAACACTCACGAAACAGACAATCAGCAGAATTAAAAATTACTTAAACAATGCAAAGGGGGTTCCAAGGTTGGGGTTGCCAAAGTATGAGTGGTGGTCTGAGGCACTCCACGGTGTGTCAAATGTTGGTCCCGTGACTTATTTCGATGATCTTATTCCGGGTGCAACAAGCTTCCCCACTGTTATTCTTACCACCGCAGCGTTCAACCAGTCTTTGTGGAAGCAAATTGGTTAGGTATGTTGaattgtaatcttgtcttggcccaaAGATAATGGATCTAGCCCATGCTcaaagaaagatccatgcacatgctagagaattctagcaaagttcaagttggtggaagagtctagaagaatggtgaggattccaccaacatacaagattagtgtagataattctagcataggaaggtagtggaattgTCTAGATATATCTAGCatgatgtttccatgcttctccaaggttccatccatgcctataaaaggagaaggcatccacaccatttgaaacaaccaagagagcaagtagcaagaagtgagaagaagcaacaaagcttctaagagtgtttgagtgtttcctcttgtactagtttgtgagtgaataaaaaatcttgtttaaaaactttgagtgttctttctttctcttgcctatcaattccgttgcattacattcttctttgtgagataaacatctccaaagtagtgaagtctttttaagccccaacaaaGTGGTACCAGAGCTATGGTAGCCTTCCAAGTTCCAGTGCTCGACAACAACAACTTCGATAATtggagtatcaaaatgaagGCCCTTTTGGGAGCACACGATGTATGGGAAGTCGTGGAGAAAGGCTACACTAAGCCAGAAGATGAAGCTACTCTGTCTCAACCCCAGAAAGAGATtttgaaagattcaagaaagagagacaagAAGGCTCTCTACCTCATCTACCAAGCATTAGATGACAATGGCTTTGAGAAGGTCTCAAGTGCAACCTCTGCCAAGCAAGCATGGGAGAAGCTTCAAATCTCTTACAAAGGAGCCGAACAAGTGAAAAAGGTTCGTCTTCAAGTATTAAGAGGTGAGTTAGAATGTCTAGAAATGAAAGGGTCTGAATCAATCTCTGACTATTTCTCAAGAGTCCTAGCCGTttccaatcaattaaaaagaaacagAGAAAAGTTGGAAGAtgttagaattatggagaagatACTACGTTCGTTGGACCCCAAGTTCGAGCACATTGTTATGACgattgaagaaactaaaaacttggaagaaattaGTATAGAGCAATTAATGGGTTCGCTATAGGcatatgaagagaaacataaGAAGAGGCAAGGGAAAGATGAATAGCTTTTCAAGACGCATGTCCAGCCaaataagaaagaagaaaacttgGACAAcgagagaagccaatatgaaaGAAGTCGTGGTCGAGGTTGCGGACGTGGACATGGAAGTGGACGTGGTTGGAACTTCAACAATCATAACAACTACAAAAAAGGTGGAAGCTCAACAAATGGTCATGGAAGAGGACGctcaaacttgaggtatgaaaaaactcaagttcaatgctacaattgtcaaaagtttgggcattatgcttgggaatgtagagctccaagcaacaggcttgatgagaaggtcaattatgtgaaagaagagaaagaagataatGGCGTTGTGCTACTAGCATGCTAGAACAATGATGTAGACCAAGACTATACATGGTATCTTGACACCGACGCCAACAACCACATGTGTGGAAGAAGAAGCATGTTCGTAGAGCTCAATGAATCGGTGAGTGGcaacgtttcttttggagacgaatccaaaatacccgtcaaaggaaaaggtaacatcCTAATTCCCCTAAAAAATGGTGGtcaccaattaatttcaaatgtctactaCGTGCCCAATATGAAAAGCAACATTTTGAGCTTGGGACAACTCTTAGAAAAATGTTATGATATTCACATGAAAAATTATAGCCTTTTTCTTagagatgacaaaggaagattaattgccaagttgaaaatgtcaaagaatagGATGTTTCCTATGAATATTCAAAATGATGTTGCAAAGTGCCTCAAAACATGTTACAAAGACACATCATGGCTTTGGCATCTTCGTTTTGGACATCTTAACTTTGGGGGATTGGAGTTATTATCCAAGAAGGAGATGGTGAGAGGCTTACCGTGCATCAATCGCCCTGATCAAGCTTGCGAATGATGTTTACTTGGGAAACAGTTCAGGAAAAGCTTTCCAAAGGAGTCGACCACAAAAGCCCAGAAGCTACTCGAGCTCATTCACACCGATGTTTGCAGTCCAATAAAACTAAGCTCTTTGggtaaaaatatttatttccttctcttcattgatgatttttcaaggaaaacctGGGTATATTTCTTAAAGCAGAAATCAGAGGTATTTGGAGcattcaagaagttcaaagcTGCTGTAGAGAAAGAAAGTGGTTGCAAGATCAAAGCCATGAGATttgatcgaggaggagaattcacttcaaaggaatttcaagaattttgtGAAGCTAATGGAATTCGTCGACCTTTGACAGTTCCAAGatcccctcaacaaaatggtgtggcagaaagaaaaaatcaaaCCATCCTCGACATGGCTGGAAGCATGCTCAAAAGCAAGAGATTACCTAAGGAGTTGTGGGCAGAAGCAGTAGCATGTGCTGTCTACCTATCCAATTGGTCTCCAACAAGAAGTGTGTGGGGAAAGACTCCGCAAGAAgcatggagtggaagaaagCCAGGTATCTCTCATCTAAGAGTTTTTGGAAGCATAGCCCACGTACATGTACCAGACGAAAGGAGAACTAAACTCGACGACAAAAGTGAGAAGTTCATCTTCATCGGCTATGACTCAAATTCAAAAGGCTATAAGTTGTATAATCCAAACAATGGGAAGACGGTGATCAGTCGAGACGTGACGTTCGgtgaagaaggagaatgagatTTTGGCTCTCATGCAGGTGATCTTCACTTCTTTCCTCAGTTTGAAGAAGACAATGAACAAGGGATGATGGAGCAAGCAAGAGAGGTTCAACAAGAATCCACTACTCCACCTGCTTCACCAACATCAACCAATCATGGTAATTCACCAGCATCAGCATTATCAAGTGAGAGTctaaatgaaagagaagtaATACGCACAAGAAGTCTACGAGATCTCTATGAGGTAGCTGAAAGACTTGATAATCCTACACTTTTCTATCTCTTTGCTGATTGTGAACCACTTGACTTCCAAGAAGCAATGCAAGATACTAAGTGGAggaaagcaatggatgaagaaattgaagcaatCCAGAAGAACGATATATGGGAACTCGCTATTCTTCCGAAAGGACACAAAGCCATCGGAGTCAAGTGGGTGTATAAGACAAAGAAGAATGCCAACGGAGAGGTCGAAAGATACAAGGCGAGATTAGTGGCGAATGGCTATAGTCAAAGAGCCGGAATCGACTATGATGAGGTATTTGCACCCGTTGCTCGGTTGGAAACTATacgattactaatttctttggcagctcaaaacaaatggaagattcaacaaatggatgtgaagtccgttttcctaaatggagtccttgaagaagaagtctacATTCAACAATCGTTAGGCTATGAAATCAAAGGGCATGAAGATAATGTTTTGAAGCCGAAGAAAGCCCTTTTTGAGTTAAAACAAGCACCACAAGCATGGAATAGTCGCATTGACAAGTACTAACTTTACCAAGTGCCCTCATGAACATGCTTTCTACGTCAAATTCAAAGATGGAGATATTCTaattgtgtgcttatatgtggatgatctaaTCTGCACCGGAAGTAATCCATGCATGTAtgaagagttcaagagagcgATGA is from Malus sylvestris chromosome 5, drMalSylv7.2, whole genome shotgun sequence and encodes:
- the LOC126622916 gene encoding uncharacterized protein LOC126622916 codes for the protein MASPAVNASLNFNSIQALTGTNYKKWKQDIEIILGLMDLDVALREEEPDVPEEDDSTKIKNKYEKWHKANRMAILIMKRAMSDTVRGGISDTDSAKEFLASIEAKFKESDKAETGNLMNSLMTTKFVDGSVREHILGLIDIATKLNALDVAISDPLLVHVALNSLPSEYSQLKSTYNAQKEKWDLNELIAICVHEEQNIRHDKSKQTSQMV